The Calypte anna isolate BGI_N300 chromosome 3, bCalAnn1_v1.p, whole genome shotgun sequence genome segment TCTTGAGCAGCTCAGTGGCCATCAATGAGTCTTTACTCACAGAGGAACTGGCAGGCCCTGGCCCTGAGTTTGTCTCAGATGTCTGCATTTCCAAGATCACATTACTCATGCAGGGACAGCAGTGTTTGGGTTTGACAGGAGATACTGCAAGAAGAGAGAGTGTTCTGAAGAATTAGACAAGTTTGAGAGGACCCCAGAGGTGGCAGAAGGGAGGATATGAAACTTCCAGGACTAGGCTCAGATTTAAATGAGACCCTATGGTGATTTGCATTTAAAAGGATTTCATTCACTTGAGAAGTGAATAAATTACAAGCAGACAATCCCTCTGCTGCAAATGATCCTAAGATTCAATCGATGACATGAATTAACCTTTTTCTGTGATGAAATATCACAGAAATATCTCCTTAAGATGTACTCTAGGGCATATGATTATCTTATATGTCTTTAGAATAATTGGCAACATTGTAATAACACTGTCTCCCAAGAATATGCAATAGGCTCTATGTTGTGTTATATCAGTATCTACAGGCCTCAACTGAGTTTGGGACTGCTTTGCCAAGTGCTGTACAACAAATCCCAGCCTTCAAGACCATTTTAATAGGCAACCAATAGACAGGAATACAATCCCTGAAGTGGTAAGTAGCTTGCTGAAGTTCATCAGTCAAGAGCACAAAACAGATATTCTTGATTCCAAGCCATTAGAACACTCTACCTAGCCAGGGATAGTTCCTGGGTGTTTGTGGTTCCAGGACACACCGTGGTTTCAAATTTCTGCAGGAATATTCAGAGCTTCTGGCCAAGTGTAAGAGGCCTCATGTTCCAGGAGAGTAATGGGAGCAGCAGTGCAGCTCCCAGACAACTGCTTTTATTAAAGACAGTCACTCGAGGGCcaaaattgggttttttttttttgccttttctgtaaatatattATGTAAAGTAAGTACTTTAAAAGAATAGCTACAAATGCTCTATGTTACCAGGAGCTGGTTTTCCATTGTCTTGAGTGACCTCTCATCTGAAGCATGGAGTGAAGCCAGGCAAAGGCTGAAGTGTGTGTGGCACTTAGAGATGGGAATGAGGGCTGGCAAGTGCCATTGTTCTCCTCTTTGCCTCCTGGTGAACAGCGTGtaattctggttttggttgTCAGAAGGGATTAGGCATCTAAATTTTGGTATCAGTAAGTGGTTTGTCTGGTCACTTATGTGCAGAAAGCATATTTCACAGAAGAAACTGTCAGATGCATGATTAAGCCATTTGCACGCTACCAGAGCAGTACAGCACATGTTTACAGAAAGTcagctattgaaaaaaaatcactcaaacaatgtaaaaataattaaattaacaaGAGTCCTGGGGATAAAGGATTAATTTTCCCAGCGGGttgccagcagtgctgagggCTGGTTATCAGCTTTATGTAAGAGAGAGCTTTATAGCAGAGCAACAATACTCAAAGCTACCCTGAGGAAGGCCCTCTCCAGGGGAAGTGCACccaaacataaataaatgtttctcaAAGATAAAGGAAAACTAAAATGTGAATGatggattaaaaagaaacaggaaaacagcattgcaaaagaagaagaggaataaactattattttaaattcttaccAGCAAAGGACACTTCTGTTAGCTTTTGGCAGAGGACTTTGTaaagaaagtcagaaaaatgctgcttttcaaaacacTTTACAGTGAACTCTGAAATCATATGTGTACACAGCCTCCAGAGCCTTGAGCAGAAGGATATGAAAAtatctgctgtgttttttcccccccgaGGCAAGGCTTctatatttttcatataaaaacaAGGGACTATGAAAGAAGTTTCACAGGAGCATTACAGACACACGTGTGCTGCCCTGGGGCACTCCTGTGCACAGTGGGGCAGGCTGCTGTCCCTGCATGGATGGGACCACCAGCCTCATAGAGGGGAGAGCCTCTGGCTTCTTCCCATCACAATTAACTGCAATCATTGCTTGCATTTAAAGTGCATGGGTGTCACTCCTCCTCTCCAGAAATGCCACAGGAGGGGCCAGAAAGAAGATGTGCTCTTTTCCTGCATGCAGCTCTTTCCCAGGCTCCATATCCAAGGCCCACAAGAGGAGAGGATGGAGCTGCTTCTAGAAGGCACACAGCACCTGGAGGCAGCCTGTGCTTGGCTGGTGCAGGAGTGCCATGCTGCAGGGTCATCTCCCAACAGCACCAGTTCTCCCACCCTGCTGCCTGGGCTCCTTGCAGTGAATATCCAGGCCTGGGACTGACAGCAGGCAATAACAGTCCATCTGGTGCAAATATTAAGCAAAACAAGATAAATGCAAGGAATAGCCCTGTTCTGACAGAAGGGGTAGGTAAAAGGGATGTAGAAGGCCACACAGTCCGTGTTCTGTTCCAAAGAGTGAGGCAGAGCCTGGCCCCTATCTTCACCTGGATCAGGAAGGAATGGAGGAGACAGCAGCTGGGGACACTGTGACACCCACAGGCTACTTGCTTTCTAACCACTTGCAAGGCTTTTGTGGGGGGGAAAGCACAAGAAGGAAGAGCTATCAAAGCAGGGGTTGCTGGTGACCATGGCCACTGCTCACACTCAGcatctgctccccagggaagagCATCCTTGCTGCCTCCAGCATTTCTGTCCCTGACTCCACACCCAGGGACACCCTTCCCAGTGTGCTTTCACAAGGAAGATTTaaatggggaaaggaaaagaaaatgcatttgtggTTCTGATGTAAAGGTCATGGTCTATGCAATGCCAGTTCTGAATGTGCATTGTTTTGTCCTTCCCTTGGCTTTGCCTACACATGGTGTTCTCATTTTGGTGGGATAGAACCCTGGAACAAATGTTCTGTTCATGAAAGCTGCAATTTTTAACAAGACTGCAGCACTCCATTCTGTTGAGAGCTAAGCTGATAAGACACTTTGTTTTAGTTTGTGGCCAGACATGGTATGTAGGTTTCCATAGTGATCAAGGTCTGTACCTGTTTTGATCCATCCAGTTGTAGTGGGCTTGGAAGATCAAAACCCAGGAGAGCTGACCCAAGCTGTCCAACAGAAGTGTTCCATACCATAAATGTCACTCTCACTACAAATTGGGAAgtctgctggggacagggttCTTCCTTGAtggccaccatccctggagagtCTCTCCCCtcgctctgctgctgagcctcCTCTCCCATTCACTCTGACCATCATCTTCTGTCTGGAGTTGTGGTGCTTATGGAGCTGACATCCAGCACTGGCTGCCAGGACCATGCAGATCACAACCACTGTGTAGGCTGAGTATAACTTTGCACTTTATATTAGTATTTGGATTAATAACAGTTCTTCTATTTTATAGTAGTAGTTCTAGttatttattaaatgttttcaCTTCAAGCCATTggtctcctttctttttcccagttcCCCTTCTCAGGTGGGGAGGGGTCACTGGGTGACAGAGCAGCTGCCAAAAGGTAGACACATGGCTAAGGGTCCAGCTCTCCTGTGCTCTCTATAAGGACTAATGCAATGGGACCCAAGCTCAACTGGCCCCTCTGCACTATGGTAATGAAGGCAATTCATGATCTTGAGCAAAGAAGGGAGGATTTGCCCAGAAGGAGGGAGTCAGAGTGAGTGGGACTTGGTAAGCAACATCCCAGAGATTTGTTACTGCAAACAGTAAGTGGCAGACTTAGCACAACTCTGTGTTTTTCATAAACTTTATTGTGTTTTGAGGGAAACGGTGTACATTCAGTCAGGTTACTCCAATGGCAGGTAGTATGTTTAGTATGTGTAGTCTCTGGTCTTCTTCTTTCCAGCTACTCAATGTAATTCTTAGCAGGAATTTATGCTCCAGAGGGTAACTGCTCTAGAGATATCAGCATCCATGGGGACATCTCTTCCTATTGGGgttaatgacatttttttggAACTTTCCTAACTATATTCTGAAATCAAGAAGAGACATACTGTGTTTTTGTGAATATTCAATAATATCTCAGTATCATTTCCTAATATGAGTATCTGAAAATGATCTGCGTAGGCAAAATGTACTGCCAGTGTTGGagaacattttcttcaaaacagagcttttattttttgtaatttttgtcaTATATCACCATCTCAGGTCTTTTTATGAATAACCATTGAGTGGGTTTGAGTGGacaattttttattctgaaaagagCTCTGGAtttgaaagagaataaaaaatattaatggaaCTGCAATTGTTTTAACaaagtacatttaaaataaactctgaTGGCTGAAGATTAATCATCTGACAGTGAGGAGAGTATTGCTTAAAGAAGGAACACAGTGTGCTTGTGAATGCCAGCTTAAGATACTTCCATCTCCGTCTACTTTGCATCACCTCTGTGCCATCACATGGTGCTCCCAGACTTGTGCCAGCATGAGTGTCCTCTCTTTGCATCATAGTCCAGGGAACTAATCTtgatttcagatgaaaaataatggCCTGAGCTATTTTCCTGGCAAAGAAGACCCCTCTTTGGTTTAAAGGGTGGCAATACCTagggcagtgctggcagagcaAGTGCACGTGTGCTACAGCATGGAtacaggaaaaagcagctgcaaaagAACTAGGAATTGGAGTGGCTTCAGATGACTTACTCCAAAATCACAGgcttattttctatttttctacaTCAGTTTTTAGTCAATGCTTTTTCTCTGATGTGAGTGCAGTTACCTATCCATTTTCCATGTGTAGAGCTCTGCTGATAAGCAAACGTGTTGTTTGGGGATTCCCTTTGCCCAAAACTATCTGCATTTTCCCCTGTAATTACAAACAAGAACTCAAGTTCCAAGTTACCTTCTTGCTTGTTACAACCTCAGGTTATCATATGTACAATTCATTATAGTCGGACCTAACATTAAAACTAGGAATTGAAAAAAAGCCCtataaaaacagaacacagagTCCATATTTcagtcattaaaaaacaaaaggaatcaAGGCTTTCCTTGATTTTGGATAGTCCGTAAATGTCTTGAGATAGaacctgaaagaaaataagcaagagAGTGAACCTGCATATATACAAGGACACTGCACAGTCTCAATACATCTCATCTGAAGAACCTTAAAATTCTTCCAAACTGCCTTACTTTGTAACCTCTGCATGTTATTCTGCAAAAGAGTGTTCTGAAACTATTTCCAGCAGGTTATTTAATTAAGTGAAAACTGATAACACTGTTCAGGTTCTAACTGACCTTCAAAATTCAGAGCAAGGGGACATACCTACTCTGAAGGACTGCAGAGGTTGCAAGGGAACCCTTAGGAAAGATTCACATATATAAGGTACAGTAAAAAGAGGCTTTAACACAGCAGAAGCAGGGAGGTAACTCACGTTGGATTAAATTTCAGGACCAATCAACTCAACAGGAGCTCCAGCTGACTGCCTTACTTTTACCCAGTTAGTTGCAAATAAGCCAATACACTTCTTGTACATAGcattaaaattcaattttatcTTGAATCCTggccctgctcctctgcttctccctgacATTTTGCAGACTGCACTTCAAGAGCAAGCAGCAGCATATGACAAGAAACAGACTGGTACCTGTGGTGGTGATAAGCACGTGGCCCGATGCAGCAAAGAGTAAAAAAGGCAAAGGCGAAGGCTGGTAGGGACCAAGTTGCTAttgcaaaaccaaaccattccaCAATTTCTCCAAAGTAGTTGGCTCCAGAAACGTAAGTGAACAGTCCTCCTGCATTGACAGACCAAGGATGTAATTTTTACATTCATCCCATGCACATGAAAAAATCTTTCCCGTAGATTATCCCAAAGTAAAGGATAATCTTTTCCCATAAAGCCAGCAGCAGAATGTGCTACCTGTCTTATTCAGAGCCCACAGCAGCAACCTAAGCCCACTGCCCTGAAACCATTGGAACCCTGGCCAAAGGGGGATCTTGTGCAAGGCTCACAAAGGTGATTCTAACACAGAGGCACTTTCACAGCAATTTCTTTCCGTTTGGAAAAGGCCTTATAAAAGCCCATTATTagacttaaatttaaaaattcttaacGCTAGCCAATTCTCTTCAGgccctaaaaatattttgcaactCCACTACCTATAGTGAAAGCAAAATCTGCACCTTAGTTTTGCATCTTAGTTAATCACAATGTCTAGAAGAGACAGTTAAGTATTGGAGGTGAAAAACTCCGGGTGAGAGATATTATCATCCATAAAAGGCCAGCAGAAGGAGCCAACACCAAAACTAGGAAAGTCCTGGATCCCCATCCATATTGCTCTACAGAGCTAGAAATTTCCTGGTTCACTGTTCTGACCCATGGCCACTCTTCCTCAGCAAGCCCCACCTtgaaagagatggaaaggaaaTTCTGCACCTTGCATCcttggtgttattttttttccctaaagttTCCACTTTAAGTCTTCCTTTTGCACTGTAAGAACTCTACTACTTCCTCTTCCTGGGCATGGAGAAGATTAAACCCAGCTACCTTTTACAAGGCTAAAATCCTCTTTCTGTCCCCCACTTCAATCTTCTCTAAATTACCCAGTCCATTCCCTAAAACCTCTCCTTACAGCTAACATATTCCAGATCCTCTTGTTGCTTTTTGTGGACTGTCTGCAGTCATCTCACACTactcccagcagctcagagaggCACCTGATCCCATTACCTGTGCCATGCTGGCATCCCTGCTATTATTGTTGCTTTGCTGTGAATTCAGTCAGAAAACATTATCTGTTCTGCCCTACTTTCTCCAAGGGGTGGGCAATGAGAATATACCTTGAGGAATCTTGTAAGTGACTTCCCCAGGTTTCCTCAGCTGGCGCAGCAGGAGATCACTGTGAATGTTGATTCCCATTCCCAGCAGAAATAAGAGGAggcctaagaaaaaaaaaatcaagagacaTATTAGAAAGCCAGATCTGTCTGGTTATTTCTCCTTAGGCACCTCTGTGAGGTTTACCTTTGGAGCAGGCAGATGGGACACCTAATGTGAGGTGGGTGGATGCTTTTTCAAGTCAAAAGATGCACTGCTAGTGAGAAGGCTACTGAGCAGGAGAAGCACAGGTGACTGGTGACAAATAACCCTACATCTGTGTGTCAGTGGTGGGATCACAGTCCTCTCGGATCACCTGCAGTGGATATCCCCACTGTGGAGAGCCCACTGATTTGTTGGTGAGACCAGAGCACTTTCAGCTGCACGTCCCAGCTGGCCACAGTGAGCATTTATTAAGAATCAAGGTGGTGGATAAAGCACCCAAGTGACACTGCTGGGTGCTCATTACTGCAGAGTAACCAGGGAGCTGTAGGCAAGCACCATTACTCTCCTTTTACAGCTGGGGGAAGAGGAGCCCAGAGAACACAAACTTATCCAGCACATcaccagagctgggaagggaactCACACATTGGGGCAGCTCAGTCCCCAGTCAACGAGGCCACTTGGGGAGAGCTTTGGGCATGCAGGTGGAGCAGTTAATCTCTGGAGGATGCTGACAGCTTCTGGCCAGAATGATTCATTGACAATGCTCCATTTAGCTGAAAAACTAGAGGCATTTGATTGACAAACTCTGCAGGTGACATGCCCTACATTTCATGCCACATTAGACACTGAGAAAACCACCTCTGACAATGATTGGGAAGCAAGGAGAGAAATAGAAGTGGTGTGTGCTACAAAGTGTAGGAAAAAGACAAAGTGCTGATAAAACCTCAACACTTCCAGTAACAACAGAAGTTTAGACTCTGTAGAGAAAGAATATGCTGCTTGGGTTTTATTTAGTACTCCAAGCACTGCtaatgataaattaatttttttttttgttaaatatatattttatttatcatgCAAATTCTGTGATGTGTTGTTTCCTTTTCTAGGGTATGGGAGCCCTTACTAAGCAAAGTCCAGGATTTTTAATATATGATACTGTCTGAAAAGACTGAACTTGCATGCACAGTCTGAAACAGGGTAGAGCAGGTGCCTAGGTTATTTTGTGCTTGTCGTACTCAAAACATTTCCTCAGATCTGCACATTAATCCTAATTTCTATatgtgcatttgaaaaaaaatcttctgtgcAGCACTAAAGGTGCAATGCCACCTAGATGCTCTTGCTCACTTGTTCTCTCAGGGATTTTACAGGGTGAAATTCAGCAAGGCTTTTAAGTTACAGAATATTAAAGGGCTGTATTAACATACAACCAGACTGTGCGTGATCTCTAATCTTCCCATGTGCCTTACACAAGAAAAAGAGTTCTTTGTCTCTAAAGCCTCATTTATGCTGGGgtttcccccttcttttctctcttggtTGGAATAGCCACATCAAGTGCAAAGCTCcctggagaggaagagaaagccaCAGCTTGTGCTTGCACATGGCCACTGTCGGGTGGACACTGTGCAAGGGCACATCCTGGTTCAGCTTCCAATAAAACAAGGCTGGGGATTTGAGACTAATGCACAGTGTCATTTGTCTTCAAAGGTGGCTgcttatcaggaaaaaaaaatttaaaaagccactgcacatttatttgttttatctgGGCCAGCAGGCAGGTTTTATGTTGATTTCCATCATAACTGATTTGTTTCACATGTTCAGTGAAGATTAGGACATAATTCAAAATGCTTACAAATTGCTTGCAGATTAGATCTTGGGAATCCCAGAGCTATAATTACCTGATGTAAATCTGATGTCTGTGCACCAATCGCTGGGATATTCAGCGCAGTAAATCAGGTAGTACCCCTGGAGGAAGCCATTATAGATACAGAATAACGTGCCAAAGAAAAGCAATTGGAGTGGGAAAGGTCTGCCTCTAGTGAAGAAAGGGTAAATAAATGTCCTAAGgtaaataagaaaacaaagtcaGCACATTACTCATGATGATGTTGTATTTGCAATTTCTCAGCAGTAGGGAGAAAAAACtttaacaaaacacaaaatataaaaaggtcAATGAAGGTTAGAAAAACCGAAAACAACTGTAATAAAATCAGGTGAGCAACTAATGGAAATAAGAAATACTGCAGATACCCACATTTTTCAGTCCTTCAGGACCGAACACAAGGTGGGAAGCTAGACATCTGATCCAGAGTCACTGCAGCTTTGAGAATatctctctgccttccttttcccttaTGGGCAAAACAAGGAATTTGTGCCCACAAACAGCCTTTTCATTTTGAGATCTGGGCAACCCTTTTGCTGTAATTTTGCTGACAGCCAAGCAAAGGATGCTGTGCAGGTACCTGGGTATGCTGATATTCAAACCAAAGTCTGTGGGGCAGTAGCAGCTGCAGTCTTGCTTCAAGTACTGTGGAGAAGCTTTGTTATGAAGAAGACATTTCTGATCCCACTGTTTGGATTGATCCCTGAAGACTTCAGCCCCAAAGACTTCTGTTCATCTCcaacacacagcagctctgtcctgctctgcccagaCACTTTGATGCAGAAACAGAGCTGCCTTGCCCCcattctctgcctctcctcaaTGCTTCCAAACTCATCTTTACAATAAGAGTTAAAACCTAAGTTTACT includes the following:
- the SRD5A2 gene encoding 3-oxo-5-alpha-steroid 4-dehydrogenase 2 is translated as MQCFPSLVLALSSLLGALALLQLSLYLRVPSRYGKHEERLCRPRGRLPARCAWFLQELPSFLVPALLLVLRSPPRLEPLGCRLLCCLFCWHYFYRTFIYPFFTRGRPFPLQLLFFGTLFCIYNGFLQGYYLIYCAEYPSDWCTDIRFTSGLLLFLLGMGINIHSDLLLRQLRKPGEVTYKIPQGGLFTYVSGANYFGEIVEWFGFAIATWSLPAFAFAFFTLCCIGPRAYHHHRFYLKTFTDYPKSRKALIPFVF